From Mycolicibacterium nivoides, a single genomic window includes:
- a CDS encoding NADPH:quinone oxidoreductase family protein, which produces MRAAQITRLDGPDAVRVAEVAEPTSDNTVVIDVHAAGVAFPDTLLTRGLYQYKPDLPFTPGAEVAGVVRSAPADAHVRAGDRVLGLTMLSGGMAEVVALPAERVFALPDVVSFEAGAGILFNDLTVQFALRTRGRLAEGETVLVHGAAGGIGTSALRLAPALGASRTIAVVSTEEKAEIARAAGASDVVLADGFRDAVKELTGGRGVDVVLDPVGGDRFTDSLRSLAVGGRLLVVGFTGGEIPTVKVNRLLLNNVDVIGAGWGAWTFSHPGYLQEQWAELQPLLASGAVAAPQPEVYPLEQAAQAIASLENRSAKGKVVLKLR; this is translated from the coding sequence ATGCGTGCAGCACAGATCACCCGGCTCGACGGACCCGACGCTGTGCGGGTGGCTGAGGTGGCGGAACCCACTTCTGACAACACCGTGGTGATCGACGTCCACGCGGCCGGCGTCGCCTTCCCGGACACCCTGCTGACCCGTGGGCTCTACCAGTACAAGCCGGACCTGCCGTTCACCCCGGGTGCCGAGGTCGCGGGCGTGGTGCGTAGCGCCCCGGCCGATGCCCATGTCCGCGCCGGCGATCGCGTGCTGGGCCTGACCATGTTGTCCGGCGGCATGGCCGAAGTCGTGGCGCTGCCCGCCGAGCGGGTGTTCGCGCTGCCGGACGTGGTGTCTTTCGAGGCCGGCGCAGGCATCCTGTTCAACGACCTGACGGTGCAGTTCGCGTTGCGCACCCGCGGCAGGCTGGCCGAGGGCGAGACCGTCCTGGTGCACGGCGCGGCAGGCGGGATCGGCACCTCGGCCCTGCGCCTGGCGCCGGCGCTGGGGGCCTCGCGCACCATCGCGGTGGTGTCCACCGAGGAGAAGGCCGAGATCGCCAGGGCCGCAGGCGCATCGGATGTGGTGCTGGCCGACGGATTTCGCGACGCGGTAAAGGAACTCACCGGCGGTCGCGGCGTCGACGTCGTCCTCGACCCGGTCGGCGGGGACCGGTTCACCGACTCGCTGCGGTCGCTGGCCGTGGGTGGACGCCTGCTGGTCGTCGGGTTCACCGGCGGCGAGATCCCCACGGTCAAAGTCAATCGCCTGCTGCTCAACAACGTCGACGTGATCGGCGCCGGCTGGGGCGCCTGGACGTTCTCGCACCCCGGCTACCTGCAGGAGCAGTGGGCGGAATTGCAGCCGCTGCTGGCCTCCGGCGCGGTCGCCGCACCGCAGCCCGAGGTGTACCCGCTGGAGCAGGCGGCACAGGCCATCGCGTCGCTGGAGAACCGCAGCGCCAAAGGAAAAGTGGTGTTGAAGCTGCGCTGA
- a CDS encoding zinc metalloprotease → MDEQQVPLSRQLCATMAIHYNLLNKSESYRQRCDQFENRAMAYESGMRAPRRGIVTIPVVVHVLHNPASPAENISKEQIDSQIAVLNQDFRATNPDRVGVPAVWTQLIADCEVEFELASIDPEGNPTDGVTRTATDKTFFTADDEDVKSSATGGADAWPSLDYLNLWVCGELRSGGQAILGYAQFPGGPPETDGVVIAHTFFGTTGTVSAPYDLGRTATHEIGHWLSLRHIWGDDGSGCSGGDLVDDTPNQARANFGRPTFPHVTCSNGPNGDMFMNYMDYTDDAGMFMFTAGQSVRMSAALEGPRASFVARTAAPAEPAQPRVLVGATVGSNGAEAPQASPEPAVATAPATDTADAEVGELRREVAQLRSVLAQIATLVARS, encoded by the coding sequence ATGGACGAACAACAGGTTCCGTTGTCGCGCCAACTGTGCGCCACGATGGCCATCCACTACAACCTGCTCAACAAGAGCGAGAGTTACCGGCAACGGTGCGATCAGTTCGAGAACAGGGCGATGGCGTACGAGTCAGGGATGCGCGCACCCAGGCGCGGCATCGTGACCATTCCCGTCGTCGTCCACGTCCTCCACAACCCGGCGTCGCCGGCCGAGAACATCAGCAAGGAACAGATCGACAGCCAGATCGCCGTCCTCAACCAAGATTTCCGGGCCACCAACCCCGACCGGGTAGGTGTGCCGGCCGTCTGGACGCAGCTGATCGCCGACTGCGAAGTCGAGTTCGAGCTGGCAAGCATCGACCCTGAGGGCAACCCGACCGACGGCGTCACCCGCACCGCGACGGACAAGACGTTCTTCACCGCCGACGATGAAGACGTGAAATCGAGTGCGACGGGCGGCGCCGACGCCTGGCCGTCCTTGGATTATCTCAACCTCTGGGTCTGCGGTGAGCTGCGCAGCGGCGGGCAGGCCATCCTCGGTTACGCGCAATTCCCCGGTGGGCCACCCGAAACCGACGGCGTCGTGATCGCGCACACGTTCTTCGGCACCACCGGCACGGTCAGCGCCCCGTACGACCTCGGACGCACCGCGACCCACGAGATCGGCCACTGGCTGAGCCTGCGCCACATCTGGGGCGACGACGGATCCGGATGCAGCGGTGGCGATTTGGTGGATGACACACCCAATCAGGCCCGGGCGAATTTCGGCAGGCCCACGTTCCCCCACGTCACCTGCAGTAACGGCCCAAACGGCGACATGTTCATGAACTACATGGATTACACCGACGACGCGGGGATGTTCATGTTCACCGCGGGTCAGTCAGTTCGCATGTCGGCGGCGCTGGAGGGCCCGCGTGCCTCGTTCGTGGCGCGCACCGCCGCCCCGGCCGAGCCGGCGCAACCCCGGGTTCTGGTCGGCGCCACGGTCGGCAGCAATGGAGCCGAAGCCCCGCAGGCATCGCCGGAACCTGCCGTCGCCACCGCCCCGGCCACCGACACGGCCGACGCGGAGGTCGGTGAGCTACGTCGCGAGGTGGCACAACTGCGGTCCGTCCTGGCCCAGATCGCCACCCTGGTCGCCCGCAGCTAG
- a CDS encoding M20/M25/M40 family metallo-hydrolase has protein sequence MKLVLFDLGQTLEDGDVLLPGAFEALTDIAELQDGDGNPVLLGLASDFDEPAQQYYDILENLGIRAFFEPVDTHVTLSGEVGVHKPAREFFVKAVAKANPALTFADVLFITENPAHIAAARTLGLNAVQVRPPGGGGGDIGSLSELLPRVQEFAGADWVRLGDTVLRRDAARSASRARPAQLRLVVQHGRLYQKAHPDVAVLSDKGRYLVVDVGPDPSDDVTDDDFPCYSVRDVPWGSAVFETRRRITREPDPAVQKYVDAVSAERYELDLRKLVEFGTRHSTSAQFGQSADWAQSELEAAGYRTRTQTIDVGGRTSRNVIAERDGSAPTPRDVVLVTAHLDSINLAGGPAAPAPGADDNGSGSAGVLTIARAVQHHSGRHDVRFILFGGEEEGLFGSLAYVAGLSATERSRIRAVVNMDMIATLNTADPTVLLEGAAVSQRVIDGLADAAHTYTGLTVQTSLNPFNSDHVPFIDQGIAAVLTIEGADGANDHVHSAADTMEFIDIHLAVEILRMNVAFVTAALG, from the coding sequence ATGAAACTTGTGCTGTTCGACCTCGGCCAGACCCTCGAAGACGGCGATGTGCTGTTACCCGGGGCGTTCGAGGCGCTGACCGACATCGCCGAACTCCAAGACGGTGACGGCAACCCCGTGCTGCTGGGGCTCGCCTCGGACTTCGACGAACCCGCGCAGCAGTACTACGACATCCTCGAAAATCTCGGCATCCGCGCCTTTTTCGAACCGGTGGACACCCACGTCACGCTGTCGGGTGAAGTCGGTGTACACAAGCCGGCCAGGGAGTTCTTCGTCAAGGCCGTCGCCAAGGCGAACCCCGCGCTGACATTCGCCGACGTCCTGTTCATCACGGAGAACCCCGCGCACATCGCGGCCGCTCGCACGCTGGGCCTCAACGCCGTGCAGGTCCGGCCGCCCGGCGGAGGTGGTGGCGATATCGGATCACTATCCGAACTGCTGCCCCGGGTGCAGGAGTTCGCCGGTGCCGACTGGGTCCGATTGGGCGACACCGTACTGCGCCGCGACGCGGCACGCTCCGCATCACGAGCCCGCCCGGCGCAGCTGCGCCTGGTGGTTCAGCACGGCCGGCTCTACCAGAAGGCTCATCCCGACGTTGCCGTGCTCTCGGACAAGGGACGCTATCTGGTGGTCGACGTGGGCCCCGACCCGTCCGATGACGTTACCGACGACGATTTCCCGTGCTACAGCGTGCGCGACGTGCCCTGGGGCAGCGCCGTTTTCGAGACCAGACGGCGGATTACCCGCGAGCCCGACCCGGCGGTACAGAAATACGTCGACGCCGTGTCGGCCGAACGGTACGAGCTCGATCTGCGCAAGCTGGTCGAGTTCGGCACCCGGCATTCCACCAGCGCGCAGTTCGGCCAGTCGGCCGACTGGGCACAGTCCGAACTCGAAGCCGCGGGCTACCGCACCCGCACTCAGACCATTGACGTGGGAGGCAGGACCAGCCGCAACGTGATCGCCGAGCGCGACGGCTCGGCGCCCACTCCGCGGGACGTGGTGCTGGTGACCGCACACCTGGATTCGATCAATCTCGCCGGTGGCCCGGCCGCGCCCGCGCCCGGCGCCGACGACAACGGGTCTGGCAGCGCAGGTGTCCTGACCATTGCCCGCGCCGTCCAACATCATTCGGGCCGGCACGATGTGCGCTTCATCCTCTTCGGCGGCGAGGAGGAAGGGTTGTTCGGAAGCCTGGCCTACGTTGCGGGCCTGAGCGCGACCGAACGGTCACGGATCCGCGCAGTGGTCAACATGGACATGATCGCGACGCTCAACACCGCGGACCCCACGGTGCTGCTGGAGGGGGCCGCAGTGTCGCAGCGGGTGATCGACGGACTGGCCGACGCGGCACACACCTACACCGGATTGACCGTGCAGACCAGTCTCAATCCGTTCAACAGCGACCACGTGCCGTTCATCGATCAAGGGATTGCGGCCGTCCTGACCATCGAGGGCGCCGACGGCGCCAACGACCACGTTCACAGCGCCGCCGACACCATGGAGTTCATCGACATTCACCTGGCGGTCGAGATCCTGCGCATGAATGTGGCTTTCGTGACCGCGGCGCTGGGCTAG
- a CDS encoding nitroreductase family deazaflavin-dependent oxidoreductase, whose amino-acid sequence MSEQAELSPTDWVRDQTQRILEQGTTDGVEVLDRPIVLFTTTGAKSGKKRYVPLMRVEEDGRYAMVASKGGDPEHPSWYFNVKANPAVTVQDGDKTASLTARELSGDEREHWWKLAVEAYPPYAEYQTKTTRQIPVFIVE is encoded by the coding sequence GTGAGTGAGCAAGCTGAACTGAGCCCGACTGACTGGGTACGCGACCAGACCCAACGCATCCTGGAACAAGGCACCACCGACGGAGTCGAGGTGCTGGACCGCCCGATCGTGCTGTTCACGACCACGGGCGCCAAGTCAGGCAAGAAGCGGTATGTACCGCTGATGCGCGTGGAGGAGGACGGCCGCTACGCGATGGTGGCGTCCAAGGGCGGTGACCCGGAGCACCCGTCCTGGTACTTCAACGTCAAGGCCAACCCGGCCGTGACAGTGCAGGACGGCGACAAGACCGCGTCGCTGACCGCTCGTGAGCTTTCCGGTGACGAGCGCGAGCACTGGTGGAAGCTGGCCGTCGAGGCCTATCCGCCGTATGCCGAATATCAGACCAAGACCACTCGACAGATTCCGGTCTTCATCGTCGAATGA
- a CDS encoding acyltransferase family protein, producing MQVIVDDPVRVPALRRRVRDDLIGLCGVAIVLVVVCHFWFGRACGGLDVLLVLSGFFVGGRVLRHIGSARPMTLAAEAGRAARWLVPPLVLVVVVSAVLTVLVQPQTRWEAFADQTLASLGFYQNWQLLQSADDYVQAGEAVTPLHHLWAISALGQFVLAFFVLAGTVIAVTVRRGRGARRTILVATSGVAAAASLYYAVTTQSDNPMLAYYSTAARAWEVLVGVLAAALVAGPVGRLRWPGWLRAGAAAAGLAAILVCGALTERTMQSPGIWTLIPVAATVLVIVSAAQGTSPRTNEFLRSTPLVTIGAAAYPLYLWHWPLLIFWLATINDDAVGLVDGGVVLLVAVLLALLTARWVQLPWRRETDVRLVSSAVVVLVVMVLVATSLMWQGQVVLARASGAELGMLSIRDYPGAQALIENRRVAKLPMRPTVLEADDDIPPSSIDHCVTGFTGAEVITCVYGDPKGTRTIALAGGSHSEHWLTALHQIGRQHGFKVTTYMKFGCPLTTKRVPIIAGSFEAYPSCRTWSDNALAQIIADRPDYVFFTSTRPILNRPGDYVPDYYLGIWDELSANRIPMLGMRDTPWMIRDGWFFSPVDCLAKGGDADSCGLPREDALAQRNPTLDYLADYPLMKVLDLSDAVCRPTICRAVEGNVLVYHDAHHLSAAYVRTLTTELARQMSDALGWW from the coding sequence GTGCAGGTAATTGTTGACGATCCGGTTCGGGTCCCCGCCCTCCGGCGGCGGGTTCGTGATGACCTGATCGGATTGTGTGGCGTGGCCATCGTGCTGGTGGTGGTCTGCCATTTCTGGTTCGGACGGGCGTGCGGCGGCCTGGATGTCCTGCTGGTCCTGTCCGGCTTCTTCGTCGGCGGCCGCGTTCTTCGCCACATCGGTTCGGCGCGCCCGATGACCTTGGCCGCCGAGGCGGGACGGGCGGCGCGCTGGCTGGTGCCGCCGCTGGTTCTCGTGGTGGTCGTGAGTGCGGTGTTGACGGTGCTCGTCCAGCCGCAGACCCGGTGGGAGGCATTCGCGGATCAGACCCTGGCCAGCCTGGGCTTCTACCAGAATTGGCAGCTTCTCCAGTCGGCGGACGACTACGTGCAGGCCGGTGAGGCCGTGACCCCGCTCCATCACCTGTGGGCGATCTCGGCGCTGGGCCAGTTCGTGCTCGCGTTCTTCGTGCTTGCCGGCACGGTCATCGCGGTGACGGTCCGTCGGGGTCGTGGCGCGCGACGCACGATCCTGGTTGCCACGTCTGGTGTCGCGGCGGCGGCGTCGCTGTATTACGCGGTCACGACGCAGTCGGACAATCCGATGCTCGCCTACTACAGCACCGCCGCCCGGGCCTGGGAGGTATTGGTCGGAGTGCTGGCCGCGGCTCTCGTGGCCGGCCCGGTGGGGCGGCTCCGGTGGCCCGGCTGGTTGCGGGCCGGTGCGGCTGCGGCGGGGCTGGCGGCCATCCTGGTGTGCGGCGCCCTGACGGAACGGACCATGCAGTCTCCAGGCATCTGGACGTTGATTCCGGTAGCGGCCACCGTCCTGGTCATCGTCAGCGCGGCCCAGGGGACGTCGCCGAGGACGAACGAATTTCTGCGCAGCACCCCGCTGGTCACGATCGGGGCGGCGGCCTATCCGCTGTACCTGTGGCACTGGCCGCTGCTGATCTTCTGGTTGGCCACCATCAACGACGACGCCGTCGGCCTGGTCGACGGCGGAGTGGTCCTGCTGGTGGCGGTACTGCTGGCATTGCTCACCGCGCGGTGGGTCCAGCTGCCGTGGCGCCGGGAGACCGACGTGCGACTGGTCTCGAGTGCCGTGGTCGTTTTGGTCGTGATGGTGCTCGTGGCGACGTCGCTGATGTGGCAGGGCCAGGTCGTACTCGCCCGGGCCAGCGGCGCGGAACTTGGCATGCTGTCGATTCGCGACTATCCGGGCGCACAGGCGCTGATCGAGAATCGCCGGGTCGCCAAGCTACCGATGCGTCCGACTGTGTTGGAGGCCGATGACGACATCCCGCCGTCGTCGATCGACCACTGCGTCACGGGATTCACCGGTGCCGAGGTCATCACCTGCGTGTACGGAGATCCCAAGGGCACCCGCACGATTGCGCTGGCCGGCGGGTCGCATTCGGAGCACTGGCTGACCGCCCTGCATCAGATCGGGCGTCAACACGGCTTCAAGGTGACCACTTACATGAAGTTCGGCTGCCCCTTGACCACCAAACGCGTGCCGATCATCGCGGGATCCTTCGAGGCATACCCGTCGTGCCGGACCTGGTCGGACAACGCACTGGCACAGATCATCGCAGACCGGCCGGACTATGTGTTCTTCACCTCGACGCGACCGATCCTCAACAGGCCGGGCGACTACGTGCCCGACTACTACCTCGGGATCTGGGATGAGTTGTCCGCCAATAGAATTCCGATGCTCGGCATGCGTGACACGCCGTGGATGATCCGGGACGGATGGTTCTTCTCACCGGTGGACTGCCTGGCCAAGGGCGGCGATGCCGATTCCTGCGGGCTGCCGCGGGAAGACGCCCTGGCCCAGCGCAACCCGACCCTCGACTACCTGGCCGACTATCCGCTGATGAAGGTCCTCGACCTCAGCGACGCGGTGTGCCGGCCCACCATCTGCCGCGCTGTGGAGGGCAACGTGCTGGTCTACCACGATGCCCACCACCTGTCGGCGGCCTACGTGCGCACACTCACCACCGAGTTGGCGCGGCAGATGTCCGACGCCCTCGGATGGTGGTAG
- a CDS encoding acyl-CoA dehydrogenase family protein has protein sequence MTATAAPAAKKSTYRPLELFDTDRLLDDDERDIAATVRQFVDTRLRPNVGEWFEEATLPKELAREFGKLGVLGMHLQGYGCAGTNAVSYGLACMELEAGDSGFRSFVSVQGSLSMFSIYRYGSEEQKNQWLPRLAAGEAIGCFGLTEPDFGSNPAGMRTRARRDGAGENADWVLNGTKMWITNGNLADVATVWAQTDDGTRGFVVPTDTPGFTANEIHRKLSLRASVTSELVLDNVRLPASAQLPLAQGLSAPLSCLNEARFGIVFGALGAARDSLETAIDYAGSREVFDKPLTSYQLTQEKLANMTVELGKGMLLAIHLGRIKDADGARPEQISLGKLNNVREALAIARECRTLLGGSGITLEYSPLRHANNLESVLTYEGTSEMHLLSIGKALTGQAAFR, from the coding sequence ATGACCGCCACCGCCGCACCGGCTGCCAAGAAGTCCACTTACCGGCCGCTGGAGCTGTTCGACACTGATCGGTTGCTCGATGACGACGAGCGTGACATCGCCGCGACGGTGCGGCAGTTCGTCGACACCCGGCTGCGACCCAACGTCGGCGAGTGGTTCGAAGAGGCCACGTTGCCCAAAGAGTTGGCCAGGGAGTTCGGCAAGCTCGGGGTGTTGGGCATGCATCTGCAGGGTTATGGGTGTGCGGGCACCAACGCTGTGAGCTACGGCCTGGCGTGTATGGAGCTGGAAGCCGGCGACAGCGGGTTCCGCAGTTTTGTCTCCGTGCAGGGCTCGCTGTCGATGTTCTCGATCTACCGGTACGGATCTGAGGAACAGAAGAACCAGTGGCTGCCCCGGCTGGCGGCCGGGGAGGCGATCGGCTGCTTTGGCCTGACCGAGCCCGACTTCGGCTCCAACCCCGCCGGCATGCGCACCCGGGCCCGCCGCGACGGCGCCGGAGAAAACGCGGACTGGGTGCTCAACGGCACCAAGATGTGGATCACCAACGGCAACCTCGCCGATGTGGCCACGGTCTGGGCCCAGACCGATGACGGCACCCGGGGCTTTGTGGTGCCCACCGACACCCCTGGATTCACCGCCAACGAGATCCATCGCAAGCTGTCCCTCCGGGCCTCGGTGACCTCCGAGCTCGTGCTGGACAACGTGCGGCTGCCGGCCTCGGCGCAACTGCCTTTGGCCCAGGGATTGTCGGCTCCGCTGTCGTGCCTGAACGAGGCCCGGTTCGGCATCGTGTTCGGTGCCCTGGGTGCGGCCCGCGACAGCCTGGAGACCGCGATCGACTACGCGGGTTCGCGTGAGGTGTTCGACAAGCCGTTGACCAGCTACCAGCTCACCCAGGAGAAGCTGGCCAACATGACTGTCGAACTCGGTAAGGGAATGCTGCTGGCCATCCACCTGGGCCGGATCAAGGATGCCGACGGCGCTCGGCCCGAGCAGATCAGCCTGGGCAAGCTCAACAACGTCCGCGAAGCCCTGGCCATCGCGCGCGAATGCCGGACCCTGTTGGGCGGCAGCGGAATCACCCTCGAATACTCACCACTGCGCCACGCCAACAACCTCGAATCCGTGCTCACCTACGAAGGCACCTCCGAGATGCATCTACTGTCCATCGGCAAGGCACTGACCGGCCAGGCCGCCTTCCGCTGA
- a CDS encoding CaiB/BaiF CoA transferase family protein, whose translation MNAGALDGITVIDFSRVLAGPYATMMLGDFGADVIKIERPGVGDDTREWGPPYDADGVATYFNAVNRNKRSLVLDLTDPGDVARARELVSRADIVVENFRPGTMEKLGLGYEDLRAIRPDLIYCSITGFGRGGGAELPGYDLLVQAVGGLMSVTGTEPGDPTKAGVAMVDVLAGLHALSGILAALAHRDRTGAGQRVDTNLFSVLLSSMVNQASGYLGAGTVPQMMGNRHPSIAPYQTFDTADRPIAVAVGNDKQFRAFATAIGEPALADDPRFGTNPQRVAHRDALCAIIETAMKKNGADHWYSVLTAASVPAGPINDLSEAFAFAGELGIEATVPVPGTSTPQVANPITLSATPVTYRSGPPALGADQVDVSGLTPAGETPAAARP comes from the coding sequence ATGAACGCCGGTGCGCTCGACGGAATCACCGTCATCGACTTCAGCCGCGTACTGGCCGGCCCGTACGCCACCATGATGCTCGGCGACTTCGGGGCCGACGTCATCAAGATTGAGCGGCCCGGCGTCGGGGACGACACCCGCGAGTGGGGACCGCCGTATGACGCGGACGGCGTGGCAACGTATTTCAACGCCGTCAACCGCAACAAGCGTTCTCTGGTGCTCGATCTCACCGATCCCGGCGACGTCGCCCGTGCCCGCGAGTTGGTCAGCCGCGCCGACATCGTGGTCGAGAACTTCCGGCCGGGGACCATGGAGAAACTGGGACTGGGCTACGAGGACCTGCGCGCGATCCGTCCCGATCTCATCTACTGCTCGATCACCGGATTCGGCCGCGGCGGCGGTGCCGAGCTGCCGGGCTACGACCTGCTGGTGCAGGCGGTCGGCGGGTTGATGAGCGTCACCGGCACCGAACCGGGCGATCCGACCAAGGCCGGGGTGGCGATGGTCGATGTGCTCGCCGGCCTGCACGCGCTGAGCGGGATCCTGGCGGCGCTGGCGCACCGCGACCGCACCGGCGCCGGGCAGCGCGTCGACACCAATCTGTTCTCGGTGTTGTTGTCCTCCATGGTGAACCAGGCGTCCGGGTATCTCGGTGCCGGTACGGTCCCGCAGATGATGGGCAATCGACATCCGAGCATCGCGCCGTACCAGACGTTCGACACCGCCGACCGTCCGATCGCGGTCGCCGTCGGCAACGACAAACAGTTCCGGGCCTTCGCCACCGCCATCGGTGAGCCGGCGCTGGCCGACGATCCCCGGTTCGGCACCAACCCACAGCGGGTCGCCCACCGGGATGCGTTGTGCGCCATCATCGAAACCGCGATGAAGAAGAACGGGGCCGATCACTGGTACTCGGTGTTGACCGCCGCGAGCGTCCCGGCCGGGCCGATCAACGACCTTTCCGAAGCGTTCGCGTTCGCCGGCGAGCTCGGGATCGAGGCGACCGTCCCGGTGCCCGGGACGTCCACACCCCAGGTGGCCAACCCGATCACGCTGTCGGCGACTCCGGTCACCTACCGCAGCGGGCCGCCCGCACTGGGCGCCGACCAGGTGGACGTCAGTGGCCTCACCCCGGCCGGCGAGACGCCAGCAGCTGCCAGGCCTTGA
- a CDS encoding PucR family transcriptional regulator, with amino-acid sequence MAITVRDLAEVDSLGLVVVAGARNADREIAWAHAIELPDPTPYLAGGELVMTTGINIGTDAAAQSAYVARLAAAGTVALAVDTGTTIADVPAAVRAAGDEFGLPVLEVPASTPFIAIARVVIDALKADELRSVQRVVDAQEVLARATLRGGIPGVVGALADSLSATVVVVDTDGTVLAAGGGERERLIAVLGEQSPPSRRHGAHVTVDGDSYVTIQNLRAAQPVRGRLAVRTPGPMSNADRLLVAHAVSLISIAIEKPARVVDAEQLLRTAVTRELLTGSGAVDGAVLRYFGFEPDGDVVVASFTGAGPVLAAEHVLGRVLTAFLMAPRGEEIVIVVPAGGSRGRIRTVVEELERQTGIAVGGGMSRPVRLDDLDTAVEQARIAAHSSTGRFSEFGELSPMGVLLEGRSGAELRVLAAPLDALAGGDELIPTLAAFLARNGQMEAAAAELAVHRHTMRNRMRRISALLGDDLESADTRAQLWLALKAWQLLASRRPG; translated from the coding sequence GTGGCGATCACCGTGCGGGACCTGGCCGAGGTCGACAGCCTCGGCCTTGTCGTGGTGGCCGGGGCGCGGAACGCCGACCGCGAGATCGCCTGGGCGCATGCGATCGAACTGCCGGATCCGACCCCGTATCTGGCCGGTGGTGAGCTGGTCATGACCACGGGTATCAACATCGGTACCGACGCCGCCGCGCAATCCGCCTACGTTGCGCGCCTGGCCGCGGCCGGGACGGTCGCCCTGGCCGTCGACACGGGCACCACGATCGCCGATGTCCCCGCTGCCGTGCGCGCTGCCGGCGACGAATTCGGACTGCCGGTGCTCGAGGTGCCGGCCTCGACGCCGTTCATCGCGATCGCGCGGGTGGTGATCGATGCGCTCAAGGCCGACGAACTGCGCTCGGTGCAACGCGTGGTCGACGCCCAGGAGGTACTGGCCCGGGCGACGCTGCGGGGCGGCATCCCGGGAGTGGTCGGCGCGCTGGCGGATTCTCTGTCGGCGACGGTCGTCGTGGTCGACACCGACGGCACCGTGTTGGCCGCCGGGGGAGGTGAGCGGGAGAGGTTGATCGCCGTGCTGGGCGAGCAGTCCCCGCCCTCGCGCCGGCATGGTGCCCACGTCACCGTCGACGGGGACTCCTATGTCACGATCCAGAACCTTCGGGCCGCCCAGCCGGTTCGCGGTCGGCTTGCGGTGCGCACACCTGGCCCGATGTCCAACGCCGACCGCCTGTTGGTCGCTCACGCGGTGTCACTCATCTCGATCGCGATCGAGAAGCCGGCCCGGGTGGTCGATGCCGAGCAACTGTTGCGAACGGCGGTGACGCGCGAGCTGCTCACCGGCTCAGGCGCTGTCGACGGTGCGGTGTTGCGCTACTTCGGTTTTGAGCCGGACGGTGACGTTGTGGTGGCGTCGTTCACCGGAGCGGGGCCGGTGTTGGCGGCCGAGCACGTCCTGGGCCGTGTGCTGACAGCTTTTCTGATGGCGCCGAGGGGCGAGGAGATCGTGATCGTGGTTCCGGCAGGCGGGAGCCGGGGCCGTATCCGCACCGTTGTCGAGGAGCTCGAGCGGCAGACGGGTATCGCGGTCGGCGGCGGCATGAGCCGGCCGGTCCGTCTGGATGATCTGGATACCGCGGTCGAGCAGGCCCGCATTGCGGCGCATTCCAGCACTGGGCGATTCAGCGAGTTCGGTGAACTCAGTCCGATGGGCGTGCTGCTCGAGGGGCGCAGCGGCGCCGAACTGCGCGTGCTGGCAGCGCCATTGGATGCACTCGCGGGTGGGGATGAGTTGATCCCCACCCTGGCCGCGTTCCTCGCGCGCAACGGTCAGATGGAGGCCGCGGCCGCCGAGCTGGCGGTCCACCGCCACACCATGCGAAACCGGATGCGACGCATCTCCGCGTTGTTGGGCGACGACCTGGAATCGGCCGATACCCGGGCGCAGCTGTGGTTGGCCCTCAAGGCCTGGCAGCTGCTGGCGTCTCGCCGGCCGGGGTGA